A single window of Eucalyptus grandis isolate ANBG69807.140 chromosome 1, ASM1654582v1, whole genome shotgun sequence DNA harbors:
- the LOC120289195 gene encoding 1-aminocyclopropane-1-carboxylate oxidase homolog 1-like gives MSATSTALRPDEDRKLFDDTKLGVKGLYDSGVSKLPSFLTHARKSSADGVDLAIPTVDLGAVVGGGGGGGGGGDLRRRVVEGVRSACEGWGLFQVVNHGIPEGVLEEMIGGVRGFHESESRRDWYSRDKRRKVMYFSNFTLFNIAAADWRDTLICEMAPSPPEPQELPELCRDIVIEFSKRVHDLGFTLLELLSEALDLKPNHLKDMHCGEGLLLLCQYYPPCPEPEQAMACNTHNDGDFLTILLQDQLGGLQFRHEDQWVNVLPQKGALLVNIGDLMQLISNDKFKSASHRVLAKAAGPRVSIASFFRTNFGIEQATKLYGPIEELVSEENPPLYRETTAPGYLSSYHAKVCQENRLDAISPLASFRL, from the exons ATGTCGGCGACCAGCACCGCGCTCCGGCCAGACGAAGACCGGAAGCTCTTCGACGACACGAAGCTCGGCGTCAAGGGCCTCTACGACTCCGGCGTCTCCAAGCTCCCGTCCTTCCTCACCCACGCTCGGAAGTCATCGGCCGACGGCGTCGACCTCGCGATCCCGACTGTCGACCTCGGAGccgtcgtcggcggcggcggtggcggcggcggcggcggcgatctcAGGCGGCGGGTGGTGGAAGGAGTCCGGAGCGCGTGCGAGGGCTGGGGGTTGTTCCAGGTGGTGAACCACGGGATCCCGGAGGGCGTGCTGGAGGAGATGATCGGAGGGGTCCGGGGGTTCCACGAGAGCGAGAGCAGGAGGGACTGGTACTCGCGCGACAAGCGGAGGAAGGTGATGTACTTCTCGAATTTCACTCTGTTCAACATCGCGGCGGCGGACTGGAGGGATACTCTGATCTGCGAGATGGCGCCGAGCCCGCCGGAGCCTCAGGAATTGCCCGAATTGTGTAG GGACATTGTGATCGAATTCTCCAAACGAGTGCACGACTTGGGCTTCACGTTGCTGGAGCTGCTATCAGAGGCACTTGATCTGAAGCCGAACCACCTGAAGGACATGCATTGCGGCGAGGGACTACTCCTCTTGTGCCAGTACTATCCACCGTGTCCCGAGCCAGAGCAAGCCATGGCATGTAACACCCACAACGACGGCGACTTCCTGACCATACTCCTGCAGGATCAGCTGGGCGGCCTTCAGTTCCGGCATGAGGATCAGTGGGTCAATGTCCTTCCCCAGAAGGGAGCTTTGCTGGTGAACATCGGAGACCTTATGCAG CTGATTTCGAATGACAAGTTCAAGAGCGCGAGCCACCGGGTGCTGGCTAAAGCCGCAGGCCCGAGGGTCTCGATCGCGAGCTTCTTCAGGACGAATTTCGGAATCGAGCAGGCCACGAAGCTCTACGGACCCATCGAAGAGCTAGTGTCTGAAGAGAACCCGCCGCTCTACCGGGAGACCACGGCGCCAGGTTATCTCTCGTCCTACCACGCCAAGGTCTGCCAGGAAAACAGGCTCGACGCCATCTCTCCGCTAGCAAGCTTCAGGTTGTGA
- the LOC104433504 gene encoding LOW QUALITY PROTEIN: N-acetyl-D-glucosamine kinase (The sequence of the model RefSeq protein was modified relative to this genomic sequence to represent the inferred CDS: inserted 3 bases in 2 codons), whose amino-acid sequence MKRYRNGEIWDFEHEMPVVGGNDEVVLGLDGGTTSTVCICMPLLRVADPSXDPLPVLARAVAGCSNHNSVGEAAARETLEQVMADALAKSGSNRSAVRAVCLAVSGVNHPTDQQRIVNWLREMFPSYVRLYVQNDAVAALASGTLGKLHGCVLIAGTGTIAYGFTEDGREARAAGAGPTLGDWGSGYGIAAQALTAVIRAYDGRGPETNLTSSILEXIGLSSPDELIGWTYIDPSWARIAALVPVVVSCAEAGDEVANRILVESVQELALSVKAVVERLRLCGEDGKDSFPLVMVGGVLEAKKRWDIGKEVINCISKEFPGVFPIRPKVEPAVGAALLARNFYMKEFCKEL is encoded by the exons ATGAAGAGGTACAGGAACGGCGAGATTTGGGACTTCGAGCACGAAATGCCGGTGGTGGGTGGCAACGACGAGGTGGTTCTTGGGCTGGACGGCGGGACGACGTCGACGGTGTGTATCTGCATGCCCCTGCTCcgggtcgccgaccctt ccgACCCTTTGCCCGTTCTGGCCAGAGCCGTCGCGGGTTGCTCCAATCACAACAGTGTCGGGG AAGCTGCTGCAAGGGAGACACTGGAGCAAGTTATGGCAGATGCTCTTGCTAAATCTGGTTCTAATCGATCAGCTGTCCGGGCAGTTTGTCTAGCCGTGTCTGGTGTTAACCATCCAACTGATCAGCAGAGAATAGTAAATTGGCTCAG GGAGATGTTCCCGAGCTATGTTAGGCTCTATGTTCAAAATGATGCTGTCGCAGCTCTGGCGAGTGGAACCCTGGGAAAGCTTCATGGATGTGTTTTAATTGCTGGTACTGGCACCATCGCTTATGGATTTACAGAAGATGGAAGAGAAGCTCGGGCTGCTGGTGCGGGCCCCACCTTAGGTGACTGGGGAAG TGGTTATGGAATAGCTGCACAGGCATTAACGGCAGTAATTAGGGCTTATGATGGTCGTGGGCCAGAAACAAATCTGACTTCCAGCATATTAGA GATTGGCCTTTCTTCCCCAGATGAATTAATTGG GTGGACCTACATAGATCCATCTTGGGCTCGCATTGCAGCCCTTGTCCCAGTTGTGGTGTCTTGTGCAGAGGCAGGGGATGAAGTCGCTAACAGGATTTTAGTTGAATCTGTCCAAGAGTTGGCTTTAAGTGTGAAAGCTGTTGTTGAAAGACTTCGTCTGTGTGGTGAAG atggaaaagattctttcccCCTTGTCATGGTGGGTGGTGTTCTTGAAGCGAAGAAGAGGTGGGATATTGGCAAAGAAGTCATAAACTGCATCTCCAAGGAGTTCCCTGGAGTATTTCCTATCAGGCCAAAG GTGGAGCCTGCGGTTGGGGCAGCATTGCTGGCTCGTAATTTTTACATGAAAGAATTCTGCAAGGAGCTATAG